From Mycobacterium lacus, one genomic window encodes:
- a CDS encoding ABC transporter ATP-binding protein, with protein sequence MPVDRRNPIEIRGLTKRFGAVRALDGLDLTVHEGEVHGFLGPNGAGKSTTIRILLGLVKADSGTARLLGGDPWNDAVELHRQIAYVPGDVTLWPSLTGGETIDLLARMRGGIDEHRRADLIERFDLDPHKKSRTYSKGNRQKVSLISAFSSRAGLLLLDEPSSGLDPLMENVFQQCVSEARDRGVTVLLSSHILAETEALCERVTIIRAGKTVESGTLDSMRHLSRTSIKAEMIGDPGDLTRIRGVEDVSLDGTTLRAQVDSESLGELIRVLGDAGVRSLVSQPPTLEELFLRHYDVAAEVPAP encoded by the coding sequence ATGCCAGTTGACCGGCGAAATCCTATCGAAATCCGCGGTCTGACAAAGCGCTTCGGCGCGGTGCGGGCGCTGGACGGTCTGGACCTGACGGTGCACGAAGGCGAAGTGCACGGCTTCCTCGGACCGAACGGGGCCGGAAAGTCCACCACCATCCGCATCTTGTTGGGTCTGGTGAAGGCCGACAGCGGAACCGCGCGGCTCCTGGGGGGCGACCCGTGGAACGACGCCGTCGAGCTACACCGCCAGATCGCCTACGTACCCGGCGATGTCACGTTGTGGCCGTCGCTGACCGGCGGCGAGACCATCGACCTGCTGGCGCGCATGCGGGGCGGCATCGACGAACATCGTCGCGCGGACCTGATCGAGCGCTTCGACCTGGACCCGCACAAGAAGTCGCGCACGTACTCGAAGGGCAACCGCCAAAAGGTTTCCCTGATTTCGGCCTTCTCGTCGCGGGCCGGACTGCTGCTCTTGGACGAGCCCAGCAGCGGCCTGGACCCGTTGATGGAGAACGTGTTTCAGCAGTGCGTCAGCGAAGCACGCGACCGGGGTGTGACGGTCCTGCTGTCCAGCCACATCCTGGCCGAGACCGAGGCACTGTGCGAACGGGTGACCATCATCCGGGCCGGCAAGACCGTCGAGAGCGGCACACTGGACTCCATGCGGCATCTGAGCCGCACCTCGATCAAGGCCGAAATGATCGGTGACCCAGGCGACCTCACCCGGATCAGGGGCGTCGAGGACGTCAGCCTCGACGGGACCACGCTGCGCGCCCAAGTCGACAGCGAAAGCCTCGGAGAGCTCATCCGCGTGCTCGGTGACGCCGGAGTGCGCAGCCTCGTCAGCCAGCCGCCCACGCTTGAGGAGCTCTTCCTGCGCCACTACGACGTCGCGGCGGAGGTGCCCGCGCCATGA